The following are encoded in a window of Actinomyces oris genomic DNA:
- a CDS encoding NAD-dependent succinate-semialdehyde dehydrogenase, whose product MADTRPGAATDTAAYTTLGAHPALADYLHRIRPEEGMLLGGRMTAASDGGTFDVVDPASNAVFARCTDATPVDAARAVDAASEALPAWSTTPPRQRAELLRTLFDLMVGQTEELAVLISAENGKSLDDARAEVLYAAEFFRWFSEEAVRTEGGFGSSPAGGTRTIVTHRPIGVVAMITPWNFPAAMGTRKIAPALAAGCTVVLRPASLTPLTAVALGHLIQQAGVPAGVVNIVPSSRSVEVSTTWLEDSRVRAVSFTGSTQVGRVLMKQAAEKVLVSSMELGGNAPFVVAADADIDAAVTGAVQAKLRGGGEACTAANRFYVHRDVAQEFTEKFSAVVRDLRVGPALADEANQIGPLVTPAARDKINALVDGAVAGGAVVHAESSWPQESPGAFVPVRVLTNVAPDAEIVRTEIFGPVAPIVTWDDEDELLTWINDTDYGLSGYVFSRDLGWALRLAERMEVGMVGVNRGLVSDPAAPFGGVKQSGIGREGAREGIREFQETQYYSVAWG is encoded by the coding sequence ATGGCTGACACACGACCCGGCGCGGCAACTGACACAGCGGCGTACACCACCCTCGGAGCCCACCCGGCTCTGGCCGACTACCTGCACAGGATCCGCCCCGAGGAGGGGATGCTCCTGGGCGGGCGGATGACGGCAGCCTCCGACGGCGGAACCTTCGACGTCGTCGACCCCGCCAGCAACGCCGTATTCGCACGCTGCACGGATGCGACTCCGGTGGATGCCGCACGCGCCGTCGACGCGGCCTCCGAGGCGCTGCCTGCCTGGAGCACCACCCCGCCCCGGCAGCGCGCAGAGCTGCTGCGGACCCTGTTCGACCTCATGGTGGGACAGACCGAGGAGCTCGCGGTGCTCATCAGCGCCGAGAACGGCAAGTCCCTGGACGACGCCAGGGCGGAGGTCCTCTACGCGGCGGAGTTCTTCCGATGGTTCTCCGAGGAAGCCGTGCGCACCGAGGGCGGTTTCGGCTCCTCCCCGGCAGGCGGGACCCGGACGATCGTCACGCACCGCCCGATCGGGGTGGTCGCCATGATCACCCCCTGGAACTTCCCGGCGGCGATGGGGACCCGCAAGATCGCCCCGGCCCTGGCCGCCGGGTGCACGGTGGTGCTCCGTCCCGCGTCCCTCACGCCCCTGACGGCGGTGGCACTGGGACATCTGATCCAGCAGGCCGGCGTGCCCGCGGGCGTGGTGAACATCGTGCCCTCGAGCCGTTCCGTGGAGGTCTCGACGACGTGGCTCGAGGACTCCCGGGTCCGAGCCGTCTCCTTCACCGGTTCCACCCAGGTCGGTCGTGTGCTCATGAAGCAGGCGGCGGAGAAGGTCCTGGTGTCGTCCATGGAGCTCGGGGGCAACGCACCTTTCGTGGTGGCGGCCGACGCCGATATCGACGCCGCGGTGACGGGTGCCGTTCAAGCCAAGCTCCGAGGCGGGGGCGAGGCCTGCACGGCCGCCAACCGCTTCTACGTCCACCGTGACGTCGCCCAGGAGTTCACCGAGAAGTTCTCCGCCGTCGTCCGCGACCTGAGGGTGGGGCCGGCCCTGGCGGACGAGGCGAACCAGATCGGCCCCCTGGTGACACCGGCTGCCCGCGACAAGATCAACGCCCTGGTGGACGGGGCGGTGGCCGGGGGCGCCGTCGTCCACGCCGAGTCCTCCTGGCCCCAGGAGTCTCCGGGGGCGTTCGTCCCGGTGCGGGTCCTGACGAATGTCGCCCCCGACGCGGAGATCGTGCGCACCGAGATCTTCGGCCCCGTCGCCCCGATCGTCACCTGGGACGACGAGGACGAGCTGCTGACGTGGATCAACGATACGGACTACGGGCTGTCGGGCTACGTCTTCTCCCGCGACCTCGGGTGGGCGCTGCGCCTGGCCGAGCGCATGGAGGTTGGGATGGTCGGTGTCAACCGTGGGCTCGTATCCGATCCCGCCGCCCCCTTCGGGGGTGTCAAGCAGTCCGGTATCGGGCGTGAGGGCGCGCGTGAAGGGATCCGTGAGTTCCAGGAGACTCAGTACTACTCGGTTGCCTGGGGCTGA
- the fepB gene encoding Fe2+-enterobactin ABC transporter substrate-binding protein: MNASSRRSSRLRQGLLAVAAMVLSTGLVACGSSNSSTSASSAGSAGASGAASAGASGAASAAASPKVTWPVTIKGDDGVDVEIKAEPKSIVSTSVTLTGSLLALDAPVVASTPAKKKDEKTDDNGFFTQWSKQATDKGVKAIDGTEDNLAQTVAGSNPDLIIVAKTGQDSAAKVVESLRQLEVPVLVIDYGSHSWQDVTKTLGQATGRQAKADAVVKDYTTKAEKAKGAISVPKGATSVFTVPGDGTKGANAFTEEAPQAQLLKDLGFTIAAVPDSVKGDQSMGERKDIVQLSPENVQAGLTGENWVVIAADETAKNAVTTNETFSSAAPVTGGKVQYMPPSSFRLDYYSALEMLEAVQKAYPKAS; the protein is encoded by the coding sequence ATGAACGCATCCTCGCGGCGCTCCAGCCGCCTGAGGCAGGGCCTCCTCGCCGTGGCGGCCATGGTGCTGAGCACCGGCCTGGTGGCCTGCGGCTCCTCCAACAGCTCGACCTCCGCATCCTCCGCTGGCTCCGCCGGGGCCTCCGGGGCGGCCTCAGCCGGGGCCTCCGGTGCCGCCTCGGCCGCGGCCTCCCCCAAGGTCACTTGGCCGGTCACCATCAAGGGGGACGACGGTGTCGACGTCGAGATCAAGGCCGAACCCAAGAGCATCGTGTCCACCTCCGTGACCCTGACCGGATCGCTGCTGGCCCTCGACGCCCCGGTGGTCGCCTCGACGCCGGCCAAGAAGAAGGATGAGAAGACCGACGACAACGGCTTCTTCACCCAGTGGTCCAAGCAGGCCACTGACAAGGGCGTCAAGGCCATCGACGGCACCGAGGACAACCTCGCCCAGACGGTCGCGGGCAGCAACCCCGACCTCATCATCGTGGCCAAGACGGGACAGGACTCGGCCGCCAAGGTCGTCGAGAGCCTGCGCCAGCTCGAGGTGCCCGTCCTCGTCATCGACTACGGATCGCACTCCTGGCAGGACGTCACCAAGACCCTGGGGCAGGCCACCGGTCGCCAGGCCAAGGCCGACGCCGTCGTCAAGGACTACACCACCAAGGCCGAGAAGGCCAAGGGCGCCATCTCCGTCCCGAAGGGGGCGACCTCGGTCTTCACCGTCCCCGGGGACGGCACCAAGGGCGCCAACGCCTTCACCGAGGAGGCCCCGCAGGCCCAGCTCCTCAAGGACCTGGGCTTCACCATTGCCGCCGTCCCCGACAGCGTCAAGGGCGACCAGTCCATGGGTGAGCGCAAGGACATCGTCCAGCTCTCTCCGGAGAACGTCCAGGCGGGACTGACCGGTGAGAACTGGGTCGTCATTGCCGCCGACGAGACCGCGAAGAACGCCGTCACCACCAACGAGACCTTCAGCTCGGCGGCCCCGGTGACCGGAGGCAAGGTGCAGTACATGCCGCCCTCGTCCTTCCGGCTGGACTACTACTCGGCCCTCGAGATGCTCGAGGCCGTCCAGAAGGCCTACCCCAAGGCCTCGTGA
- a CDS encoding ABC transporter ATP-binding protein — MTDLSSTEANTAAGPAAPGARLAARGATIAYERHVVSRNLDVDIPAGVFTAIVGPNACGKSTLLRALARLHRPARGAVLLDGADIVRLGTKEVARRVGLLPQSATVPGGMLVRDLVARGRFPHQGLFRQWSQQDRQAVEEAMEMVGVTELAARPVDELSGGQRQRVWIALALAQGTETILLDEPTTFLDLAHQVDILELCRRLNADGRTVVAVLHDLNQAARCAEHMIVMHEGRVRTTGSPREILTEDLIEEVFGLAAVIAPDPVAGTPMVVPRHLGAVVPAGPDPAGTRSAPTDSTGGPAPQSSADPASAGTSPTARSQQDGQERNTDK; from the coding sequence GTGACCGACCTGTCCTCCACCGAGGCGAACACCGCCGCCGGACCGGCCGCCCCCGGGGCTCGCCTGGCCGCCCGGGGCGCGACCATCGCCTACGAGCGCCACGTGGTCTCCCGCAACCTCGACGTCGACATCCCCGCCGGTGTCTTCACCGCCATCGTGGGGCCCAACGCCTGCGGGAAGTCCACGTTGCTGCGCGCCCTGGCTCGGTTGCACCGGCCCGCCCGAGGAGCGGTTCTCCTCGACGGCGCCGACATCGTCCGCCTGGGCACCAAGGAGGTCGCCCGCCGGGTCGGCCTGCTGCCTCAGAGCGCCACCGTGCCCGGCGGCATGCTGGTGCGCGACCTCGTGGCCCGCGGTCGCTTCCCCCACCAGGGCCTGTTCCGCCAGTGGTCGCAGCAGGACAGGCAGGCCGTCGAGGAGGCCATGGAGATGGTGGGGGTCACCGAGTTGGCCGCCCGCCCCGTCGACGAGCTCAGCGGTGGCCAGCGCCAGCGCGTGTGGATCGCTCTGGCCCTGGCTCAGGGCACCGAGACGATCCTGCTCGATGAGCCCACCACTTTCCTCGACCTGGCCCACCAGGTCGACATCCTCGAGTTGTGCCGGCGTCTCAATGCCGATGGCCGCACGGTGGTGGCCGTCCTGCACGACCTCAACCAGGCGGCGCGCTGCGCCGAGCACATGATCGTCATGCACGAGGGCCGGGTCCGCACCACCGGCTCCCCGCGCGAGATCCTCACTGAGGACCTCATCGAGGAGGTCTTCGGCCTGGCGGCCGTCATCGCCCCCGACCCGGTGGCCGGCACCCCCATGGTGGTGCCCCGTCACCTGGGCGCGGTCGTGCCGGCCGGCCCTGACCCTGCCGGGACCCGCTCCGCTCCCACTGACTCCACCGGAGGTCCGGCCCCACAGTCTTCTGCCGATCCCGCCTCGGCAGGAACCAGCCCGACTGCTCGTTCCCAGCAGGACGGACAAGAAAGGAACACAGATAAATGA
- a CDS encoding FecCD family ABC transporter permease: MRGIRPGRAVSPPRLPATTGPRRSLHVGADAGRLWIVVGRRSVLITPRHVIVGLMLLVLSLAVAVVSLRLGKFPVTTQEVIDALQGQGRKIVQVVVVKWKLPRIVLGLVAGLALGVAGALFQTITRNPLGSPDLIGFSTGAQTGILVSILLLPGSMLSASLASFIGGAAVGTVTYLVSLRGGFTGLRFILVGIAISSMLVSVNRWLLVRVDDDEGLGALKAITGTLGAARWPVVAPTCLAIGVTVTLILLASRHLQVLSLGEQVATILGSPTRRASAVLILLGTVLVAVVTMAAGPIGFVALVAPHLARLLTGSPQSPLLVSGLTGSLLMVGADLLSQLVLESMPVSVVTNAVGGLYLMVALTVAARGRRSL; encoded by the coding sequence ATGAGGGGAATCAGACCGGGCCGCGCCGTCTCTCCACCGCGTCTCCCCGCCACCACCGGCCCGCGCCGCAGCCTCCACGTGGGGGCCGACGCCGGACGCCTGTGGATCGTCGTCGGCCGCCGGTCGGTGCTCATCACCCCGCGCCACGTCATCGTCGGCCTCATGCTGCTGGTGCTCAGTCTCGCCGTGGCCGTGGTCTCCCTGCGGTTAGGGAAGTTCCCCGTCACCACCCAGGAGGTCATCGATGCGCTCCAGGGGCAGGGGCGCAAGATCGTCCAGGTCGTCGTCGTGAAGTGGAAGCTGCCCCGGATCGTGCTGGGGCTCGTGGCGGGCCTGGCCCTGGGCGTGGCCGGCGCCCTCTTCCAGACCATCACCCGCAACCCCTTGGGCTCGCCCGACCTCATCGGCTTCAGCACGGGCGCGCAGACCGGGATCCTGGTCAGCATCCTCCTCCTGCCCGGCTCCATGCTCTCGGCCTCCCTGGCCTCCTTCATCGGCGGGGCCGCCGTCGGCACGGTGACCTACCTCGTCTCCCTGCGCGGCGGATTCACCGGCCTGCGCTTCATCCTCGTGGGGATCGCCATCAGCTCCATGCTCGTCTCCGTCAACCGCTGGCTGCTGGTACGGGTCGACGACGACGAGGGCCTGGGCGCCCTCAAGGCCATCACCGGCACCCTCGGGGCCGCCCGGTGGCCGGTGGTGGCTCCGACCTGCCTGGCCATCGGGGTTACCGTCACCCTCATCCTGCTGGCCTCCCGCCACCTGCAGGTCCTGTCCCTGGGGGAGCAGGTGGCCACCATCCTGGGCAGCCCCACCCGCCGAGCCAGCGCCGTCCTCATCCTGCTGGGCACCGTGCTGGTGGCGGTGGTGACGATGGCGGCCGGCCCCATCGGCTTCGTCGCCCTCGTGGCGCCCCACCTGGCCCGTCTCCTCACCGGCTCCCCGCAGTCCCCACTGCTCGTGAGCGGCCTGACCGGGAGCCTTCTGATGGTGGGCGCCGACCTGCTCAGCCAGCTCGTGCTCGAGTCGATGCCAGTGAGCGTGGTGACCAACGCCGTCGGTGGCCTCTACCTCATGGTGGCGCTGACCGTGGCAGCGCGCGGAAGGAGATCCCTGTGA
- a CDS encoding FecCD family ABC transporter permease, whose product MPIGVLGDRLRPRSHKGTTVSTRVIARRSAILLIAAVLLALCLLASLFVGSSRIPAGQVAHYLLHPDASNVSYNIHVLRVQRTILGVLVGTALAVAGAVMQAVTRNPLAEPGLLGVNAGASLGIVLGTAALGVLPVPGQLFLAAGGALTATALVQVIGMIGGSTSSPVRLVLIGVAFSAFAGAVIRGVVLTMPNLFRTFIDWEVGSLTRTDIPLLPVAALVVAGTGAAILLAGALDNIALGDDVAAALGTRVALVRSLSLVVVTLLCATATTVAGPIGFVGLMAPLTASWLMGPHRGWIVALCALGGPVVVLAADVLGRVLARPGEMQVGLLTAFVGSPVLLLMVLRMKDRSS is encoded by the coding sequence ATGCCGATCGGGGTCCTCGGGGACCGTCTTCGCCCCCGTTCTCACAAGGGGACGACGGTGAGCACTCGCGTGATCGCGCGCCGCTCGGCGATCCTCCTGATCGCAGCCGTCCTGCTGGCCCTGTGCCTCCTGGCCTCCCTGTTCGTCGGCTCCTCCCGGATCCCCGCCGGCCAGGTCGCCCACTACCTGCTCCACCCCGATGCCTCCAACGTCAGCTACAACATCCACGTCCTGCGCGTGCAGCGCACCATCCTGGGCGTGCTCGTCGGGACCGCTCTGGCGGTGGCCGGCGCGGTGATGCAGGCCGTCACCCGCAACCCGCTGGCCGAGCCCGGGCTGCTCGGTGTCAACGCCGGCGCCTCGCTGGGCATCGTCTTGGGAACCGCCGCCCTCGGCGTGCTCCCGGTCCCCGGCCAGCTGTTCTTGGCGGCCGGCGGCGCCCTGACTGCCACCGCGCTCGTCCAGGTCATCGGGATGATCGGCGGCTCGACATCCTCACCGGTGCGCCTGGTGCTCATCGGTGTCGCCTTCTCGGCCTTCGCCGGGGCGGTCATCCGGGGTGTCGTCCTGACGATGCCGAACCTGTTCCGCACCTTCATCGACTGGGAGGTCGGCTCCCTGACCCGCACCGACATCCCCCTGCTGCCCGTGGCGGCCCTCGTGGTGGCGGGGACCGGGGCGGCCATCCTGCTGGCCGGCGCCCTGGACAACATCGCCCTGGGCGACGACGTCGCAGCCGCGCTGGGCACCCGGGTCGCCCTCGTGCGGAGCCTGAGCCTGGTGGTCGTCACGCTCCTGTGCGCCACCGCCACGACGGTGGCCGGCCCCATCGGGTTCGTTGGGCTCATGGCGCCGCTGACGGCCTCCTGGCTCATGGGACCCCACCGGGGCTGGATCGTGGCCCTGTGTGCGCTGGGCGGCCCCGTCGTCGTCCTGGCCGCCGACGTCCTGGGGCGCGTCCTGGCCCGTCCCGGCGAGATGCAGGTCGGTCTGCTGACGGCCTTCGTCGGCTCACCCGTCCTGCTGCTCATGGTCCTGCGGATGAAGGACCGGTCCTCATGA
- a CDS encoding PadR family transcriptional regulator: MESRLTLLGLLSAGPGHGYDLKRSWDHWFAASKPLAYGQVYATLARLVRDGLITQVEAEPGAGPERKRYEVTDAGRQSVEQWLLTPVTPAGDVQADIFAKTVIALMLDDDAGRLLDLQRAEHMARMRELTRLKQDGDLRTVLLADHALFHIEADLRWMETTAARLSELREEVRS, from the coding sequence ATGGAATCCAGACTCACTCTTCTTGGGCTGCTCAGTGCCGGGCCGGGGCACGGATACGACCTCAAACGCTCCTGGGACCACTGGTTCGCCGCTTCCAAGCCACTGGCCTACGGTCAGGTCTACGCCACGCTCGCCCGCCTGGTGCGCGACGGGCTCATCACGCAGGTCGAGGCAGAGCCCGGAGCCGGCCCGGAGCGCAAGCGCTACGAGGTCACCGACGCCGGTCGCCAGAGCGTTGAGCAGTGGCTGCTGACTCCGGTCACGCCAGCCGGCGACGTCCAGGCCGACATCTTCGCCAAGACCGTCATCGCCCTCATGCTCGACGACGACGCCGGACGCCTCCTCGACCTCCAGCGCGCCGAGCACATGGCCCGTATGCGCGAGCTGACCCGCCTCAAGCAGGACGGAGACCTGCGCACGGTGCTGCTGGCCGACCACGCCCTGTTCCACATCGAGGCCGACCTGCGCTGGATGGAGACCACTGCGGCCCGCCTGAGCGAGCTGCGTGAGGAGGTGCGCTCATGA
- a CDS encoding ABC transporter ATP-binding protein, which produces MSATGVTTAVTAAGVTPAPGQGQAGLPGGVIMSAHGLEMSFGQTHALRGVDLDVGAGEVLAVTGPSGSGKSTLLHVMAGVLVPDAGRVDYHGGDVSQDITTLDEAARSRLRLKEFGFIFQFGQLLPDLSALDNVTIPLLLAGTARRRALAQAREPLGELGLSEHLDKRPTQLSGGQAQRTAVARALVTNPRLLFADEPTGSLDSLAAERTMEVLLSSVRSRSAGLVIITHDARVAAYADREVTVRDGRIGPEATHTVAGPSRPGHAEPGDPGSQRSRS; this is translated from the coding sequence ATGAGCGCCACCGGCGTCACCACCGCCGTCACGGCCGCCGGAGTCACGCCCGCACCCGGTCAGGGCCAGGCCGGCCTGCCGGGCGGCGTCATCATGAGCGCCCACGGCCTGGAGATGAGCTTCGGGCAGACCCACGCGCTGCGCGGCGTCGATCTGGATGTCGGGGCCGGAGAGGTGCTGGCTGTCACCGGCCCGTCGGGCTCGGGCAAGTCCACGCTCCTGCACGTCATGGCCGGGGTGCTCGTGCCCGATGCCGGACGCGTCGATTACCACGGAGGCGACGTGTCGCAGGACATCACGACCCTCGATGAGGCGGCCCGCAGCCGCCTGCGCCTGAAGGAGTTCGGCTTCATCTTCCAGTTCGGCCAGCTCCTGCCGGACCTCTCCGCCCTGGACAACGTCACCATCCCCCTGCTCCTGGCGGGCACTGCGCGCCGGCGGGCGCTGGCCCAGGCCCGCGAGCCCCTGGGCGAGCTGGGGCTCAGCGAGCACCTGGACAAGCGCCCCACTCAGCTCTCGGGCGGCCAGGCGCAGCGGACCGCCGTCGCGCGGGCGCTGGTGACCAACCCGCGCCTCCTCTTCGCCGATGAGCCCACCGGCTCCCTGGACTCCCTGGCCGCCGAACGGACCATGGAGGTGCTCCTGAGCTCGGTACGCTCCCGCAGTGCCGGCCTGGTCATCATCACCCATGATGCGCGCGTCGCAGCCTATGCCGACCGGGAGGTCACCGTGCGCGACGGTCGCATCGGCCCCGAGGCCACGCACACCGTGGCCGGACCGAGCCGGCCGGGGCACGCCGAGCCGGGAGACCCGGGAAGTCAGAGGAGCCGGTCATGA
- a CDS encoding FtsX-like permease family protein, with translation MSRIALTRLLVANDRSARRRLAGIVAGVMVGVALFLMLLAAAQAFPERSMRSSWASTALMPGLSEQSNHIDLRPDHILTEGELAVASNVDVVGNQPITVLKVALPESGTTSVKIPGSDIVPKRGEYLASPALAKRIASLPADQLGDRYGKQAGILSPEAVEGPDSMVAVIGTDLETVAASEFYIPPQVVTSFQGIPFENEAYRIATIVGAIAVLVPALLLVGIVTDLGAAQRAERFATLRLIGATPQQVARTAALEIGATTFVGALAGVALYLAMIPVAAQITLRTSRFYYADLLRSPVNAVLAVVVTTAGAAAVAWWRTRRADLGPLGGSRERTEDRPRLISLAPVILGTAGLVSAPTVAHQDSDLTIYLLPASFLCAMLGLVWAGPVLTWWVARGGRAVAHSAAQVIGFNRIAQHPRAAFRAVAGVVIAVYAMTVFAVAITAAAGTHDVTQGGGHLSPTTLAAMPAVSDEGALSGTIDRLSAVPGVTTVTVGRISGDGKQDSQIILEADKAEALGAPHVAAPDGAVSISTRWLYENAAASPSPVSAAELASARESGAPVILVGTDPASPGAIERARTCLATSGLALGTAPTSPSSIQALEGSAMENQFAQLGYIGILIAAGISAVSLGVSTVAALLGRRRVLGLLRLVGMPAATLRSMVSYEAALPAATALAMSIGLGWLTAWSLIGGVSGRHISWPDGGYWLVLLACLALVVVTTLASARYGRRMLADSTVRFE, from the coding sequence ATGAGCCGCATCGCCCTGACCCGGCTGCTCGTCGCCAACGACCGCTCCGCCCGGCGCCGCCTGGCCGGGATCGTCGCCGGAGTCATGGTGGGGGTGGCGCTGTTCCTCATGCTGCTGGCCGCCGCCCAGGCCTTCCCCGAGCGCAGCATGCGCTCCAGCTGGGCGTCCACCGCCCTCATGCCCGGCCTCTCCGAACAGTCGAACCACATCGACCTCCGGCCCGACCACATCCTCACCGAGGGCGAGCTGGCCGTCGCCAGCAACGTCGACGTCGTCGGCAACCAGCCGATCACCGTCCTGAAGGTGGCCTTGCCGGAGTCGGGTACCACCTCGGTGAAGATCCCGGGCTCCGACATCGTCCCCAAGCGGGGCGAGTACCTGGCCTCGCCGGCCCTGGCCAAGCGCATCGCGTCCCTGCCCGCCGACCAGCTCGGCGACCGCTACGGCAAGCAGGCGGGCATCCTGTCCCCCGAGGCCGTCGAGGGCCCGGACTCAATGGTGGCCGTCATCGGGACGGACCTGGAGACCGTGGCCGCCTCCGAGTTCTACATCCCGCCCCAGGTGGTCACCTCCTTCCAGGGCATCCCCTTTGAGAACGAGGCGTATCGGATCGCCACGATCGTCGGGGCCATCGCGGTGCTCGTGCCCGCGCTGCTGCTCGTCGGGATCGTCACCGACTTGGGGGCGGCGCAGCGGGCCGAGCGCTTCGCCACGCTGCGCCTCATCGGGGCCACACCGCAGCAGGTGGCCCGCACCGCGGCCCTGGAGATCGGGGCCACGACCTTCGTCGGCGCCCTGGCGGGCGTGGCCCTCTACCTGGCCATGATCCCCGTGGCCGCGCAGATCACGCTGAGAACCAGCCGCTTCTACTACGCCGACCTGCTGCGCTCCCCGGTCAACGCGGTCCTCGCCGTCGTCGTGACCACGGCGGGGGCGGCGGCCGTGGCCTGGTGGCGCACGCGACGAGCCGACCTCGGTCCGTTGGGCGGGTCCCGTGAGCGCACCGAGGACCGCCCCCGCCTCATCTCGCTGGCGCCCGTCATCCTGGGGACGGCCGGGCTGGTCAGCGCCCCGACGGTGGCCCATCAGGACTCCGATCTGACCATCTACCTGCTGCCCGCCTCCTTCCTGTGCGCGATGCTGGGTCTGGTGTGGGCCGGGCCGGTCCTGACCTGGTGGGTGGCGCGAGGCGGCAGGGCCGTGGCCCACTCCGCGGCGCAGGTCATCGGTTTCAACCGGATCGCTCAGCACCCCCGGGCGGCCTTCCGTGCGGTGGCGGGCGTCGTCATCGCCGTCTACGCCATGACGGTGTTCGCCGTCGCCATCACGGCCGCTGCAGGGACCCATGACGTCACGCAAGGCGGTGGGCACCTGAGCCCCACGACGCTCGCGGCGATGCCTGCGGTCAGCGACGAGGGCGCCCTGAGCGGAACCATCGACCGGCTCTCCGCCGTGCCCGGGGTGACGACGGTGACCGTGGGAAGGATCAGCGGAGACGGCAAGCAGGACAGTCAGATCATCCTCGAGGCCGACAAGGCCGAGGCCCTCGGGGCCCCGCATGTCGCGGCTCCTGATGGCGCGGTGAGCATCAGTACCCGGTGGCTGTATGAGAACGCGGCCGCCTCGCCGTCGCCGGTCAGTGCCGCGGAGCTGGCGAGCGCCCGTGAGAGCGGCGCGCCCGTCATCCTGGTGGGGACGGACCCGGCCAGCCCCGGGGCCATCGAGCGGGCCCGTACCTGCCTGGCCACCTCCGGCCTGGCCCTCGGGACCGCCCCGACCTCACCCAGCTCGATCCAGGCCCTTGAGGGCAGTGCCATGGAGAACCAGTTCGCCCAGCTCGGTTACATCGGCATCCTCATCGCCGCGGGCATCTCCGCGGTCTCGCTCGGGGTCTCGACGGTGGCGGCACTGCTGGGGCGTCGGCGGGTCCTCGGTCTGCTGAGGCTGGTCGGCATGCCGGCGGCGACGCTGCGCTCCATGGTCTCCTACGAGGCGGCGCTGCCGGCGGCCACCGCCCTGGCCATGAGCATCGGCCTGGGCTGGCTGACCGCATGGTCGCTGATCGGCGGCGTCTCGGGCCGCCACATCAGCTGGCCGGACGGCGGTTACTGGCTGGTGCTGCTGGCGTGCCTGGCGCTGGTGGTGGTGACGACCCTGGCCAGTGCCCGCTACGGCCGGCGCATGCTGGCGGACTCCACCGTCCGATTCGAGTAG